The following are from one region of the Bradyrhizobium sediminis genome:
- a CDS encoding ABC transporter substrate-binding protein, translated as MKKNRQTRREFGATALSAIAASVLPAPYVWAAEKKYDVGASDTEIKLGQTVPHSGPGSLYGVLGRVGEAYFQMLNEKGGINGRKVKFLTMDDAYSAPKCVEATRRLVEQEEVLALFGSLGTAPQTAVHKYLNSKGVPQLLLNTGASKWNDPKNFKWTMAGLPLYPTEARILAKHVVAAKPNAKVGILYQNDDFGRDFLGPFKKVLEEAGGTAKVIMEQTYDLTEPTIDSQLINLSKSGADVFYNISTGKASSQSIRKVAELGWKPLHLLSAGSTGRSILSAAGLENATGIVAIRYAKEVGVPRWVKDPDVMAFEELRKKYLPNVDPDNTIAFAGYGQVASMAEILRRCGDDLTRANVLKQASNLNGFHSPYMLDGVTYSYTPDNYTPMKTLYISTFNGKDWDISDKPVTE; from the coding sequence ATGAAGAAGAACAGACAGACCCGGCGCGAATTCGGCGCCACCGCGCTTTCCGCAATCGCAGCCTCCGTCCTGCCCGCGCCCTATGTCTGGGCGGCAGAGAAGAAATACGACGTCGGCGCGAGCGATACCGAAATCAAGCTGGGCCAGACCGTGCCGCACAGCGGCCCCGGCTCGCTCTATGGCGTGCTGGGGCGGGTCGGCGAGGCCTATTTCCAGATGCTGAACGAAAAGGGCGGCATCAACGGGCGCAAGGTCAAATTCCTTACCATGGACGATGCCTACAGCGCGCCGAAATGCGTCGAGGCGACGCGGCGGCTGGTCGAGCAGGAAGAAGTGCTGGCGCTGTTCGGCTCGCTCGGCACCGCGCCGCAGACTGCGGTGCATAAATATCTCAACTCGAAGGGCGTGCCGCAGCTTCTGCTCAACACCGGCGCGTCGAAATGGAACGATCCGAAGAACTTCAAATGGACCATGGCGGGCCTGCCGCTGTATCCGACCGAAGCGCGAATTCTCGCCAAGCATGTCGTTGCCGCGAAACCGAATGCGAAGGTCGGCATTCTCTACCAGAACGACGATTTCGGCCGGGACTTCCTGGGACCGTTCAAGAAGGTGCTGGAGGAAGCCGGCGGCACCGCCAAGGTGATCATGGAGCAGACCTACGACCTGACCGAGCCGACCATCGATTCCCAGCTCATCAATCTTTCGAAGTCCGGCGCGGATGTCTTTTACAACATCAGCACCGGCAAGGCGTCGTCGCAGTCGATCCGCAAAGTCGCCGAACTCGGCTGGAAGCCGCTGCACCTGCTGTCCGCCGGCTCGACCGGACGTTCCATCCTGAGCGCGGCGGGCCTGGAGAACGCCACCGGCATCGTCGCCATCCGCTATGCCAAGGAAGTCGGCGTGCCGCGCTGGGTGAAGGATCCCGACGTGATGGCGTTCGAGGAATTGCGCAAGAAGTATCTGCCCAATGTCGATCCGGACAACACCATCGCGTTCGCCGGCTATGGCCAGGTGGCGTCGATGGCCGAAATCCTGCGCCGCTGCGGCGACGATCTGACCCGAGCCAACGTCTTGAAGCAGGCGTCCAACCTCAACGGCTTCCATTCGCCGTACATGCTGGACGGCGTGACCTACAGCTATACGCCCGACAACTACACGCCGATGAAGACGCTCTACATCTCCACCTTCAACGGCAAGGATTGGGATATCTCCGATAAGCCGGTCACGGAGTAA